In Triplophysa rosa linkage group LG7, Trosa_1v2, whole genome shotgun sequence, the following proteins share a genomic window:
- the nudt15 gene encoding nucleotide triphosphate diphosphatase NUDT15 isoform X1 — translation MRSVSRFIWQVRSSLSNMTELVQNGKPVPRRPGVGIGVLVTDSCNPGCILLGKRKTMVGKGKYQLPGGHIEFGETWENCAQREVMEEAGVHVKNIRFTSVVNSIRLEENYHYITIFMQGELDRSLSAEPVNLEPEKNEGWAWTRWEEFPPEEQLFLPLANLRQQGFQPFRTS, via the exons ATGCGCTCTGTTAGTAGATTCATCTGGCAAGTTAGATCTAG CTTAAGTAACATGACTGAGCTGGTTCAAAATGGCAAACCCGTCCCCAGACGTCCTGGAGTGGGAATTGGGGTTCTTGTGACAGATTCCTGCAACCCAGGATGCATTCTGTTAGGAAAAAGAAAAACCATGGTGGGAAAAGGTAAATACCAGTTACCAGGAGGTCACATTGAATTTGG AGAAACGTGGGAGAACTGTGCACAGAGAGAGGTGATGGAGGAAGCTGGTGTCCATGTGAAAAACATCCGCTTCACATCTGTCGTCAACTCCATCAGACTGGAAGAAAACTACCATTATATCACAATCTTCATGCAGGGAGAGCTGGACAGGTCTTTATCCGCTGAACCAGTCAATCTGGAACCGGAGAAAAATGAAG gTTGGGCATGGACACGATGGGAGGAGTTTCCACCTGAAGAACAGCTTTTCCTGCCGTTGGCTAATTTAAGACAGCAGGGATTCCAGCCATTCAGAACCAGTTAA
- the nudt15 gene encoding nucleotide triphosphate diphosphatase NUDT15 isoform X2, translating to MTELVQNGKPVPRRPGVGIGVLVTDSCNPGCILLGKRKTMVGKGKYQLPGGHIEFGETWENCAQREVMEEAGVHVKNIRFTSVVNSIRLEENYHYITIFMQGELDRSLSAEPVNLEPEKNEGWAWTRWEEFPPEEQLFLPLANLRQQGFQPFRTS from the exons ATGACTGAGCTGGTTCAAAATGGCAAACCCGTCCCCAGACGTCCTGGAGTGGGAATTGGGGTTCTTGTGACAGATTCCTGCAACCCAGGATGCATTCTGTTAGGAAAAAGAAAAACCATGGTGGGAAAAGGTAAATACCAGTTACCAGGAGGTCACATTGAATTTGG AGAAACGTGGGAGAACTGTGCACAGAGAGAGGTGATGGAGGAAGCTGGTGTCCATGTGAAAAACATCCGCTTCACATCTGTCGTCAACTCCATCAGACTGGAAGAAAACTACCATTATATCACAATCTTCATGCAGGGAGAGCTGGACAGGTCTTTATCCGCTGAACCAGTCAATCTGGAACCGGAGAAAAATGAAG gTTGGGCATGGACACGATGGGAGGAGTTTCCACCTGAAGAACAGCTTTTCCTGCCGTTGGCTAATTTAAGACAGCAGGGATTCCAGCCATTCAGAACCAGTTAA